The following are from one region of the Planctomonas sp. JC2975 genome:
- a CDS encoding transglutaminase-like domain-containing protein, which produces MNENSSLSVAAGTVIRPAVDYARHTVFSDPGDQRDWLADAPRTVAGIRRLAGTLIFHYRASGDPTALGFGPERLDEIDLRYADAILGRARRLQPGSITAPRGDLQSVLGCCRDFTLVFVAMARELGVPTRMRIGFGGYLIAGWWLDHVIAEVWDAAAERWTLVEPQMPDGFPDQQIGAPLDLLDVPRDRFLVGADAWRAARTGVIDAERFVVDPSNLIVFLRSWPYLAHNLVMDLAAVNGREPLLWDAWGELERFTDSSVETAELSAADFAALDDIAAALAEAMEPHVDPQASAVRAADVSNASGLGMPDTVLTLSPYGRPPRRTALRTASTPG; this is translated from the coding sequence ATGAACGAGAACAGCTCACTGTCCGTTGCCGCCGGCACTGTCATCCGTCCCGCCGTCGACTACGCGCGGCACACGGTGTTCAGCGATCCGGGGGACCAGCGCGACTGGCTCGCGGATGCTCCGCGCACCGTCGCGGGCATCCGTCGCCTCGCAGGCACGCTGATCTTCCACTACCGGGCGTCGGGGGATCCGACCGCGCTCGGGTTCGGGCCAGAGCGCCTCGACGAGATCGACCTCCGGTACGCGGATGCCATCCTCGGCCGGGCTCGCCGGCTGCAGCCCGGATCCATCACGGCCCCGCGCGGCGACCTCCAGTCCGTCCTCGGATGCTGCCGCGACTTCACCCTCGTCTTCGTCGCAATGGCGCGGGAGCTGGGCGTCCCGACGCGCATGCGCATCGGATTCGGCGGCTACCTCATTGCCGGCTGGTGGCTCGACCACGTGATCGCCGAAGTGTGGGATGCCGCCGCCGAGCGCTGGACGCTCGTCGAGCCGCAGATGCCCGACGGCTTCCCCGACCAGCAGATCGGTGCGCCGCTCGATCTGCTCGACGTTCCGCGCGACCGCTTCCTCGTGGGAGCGGATGCCTGGCGCGCCGCCCGCACCGGCGTCATCGACGCGGAGCGATTCGTCGTCGATCCATCGAATCTGATCGTGTTCCTGCGATCCTGGCCGTACCTCGCCCACAACCTGGTGATGGATCTCGCGGCCGTGAACGGCCGCGAACCGCTGCTCTGGGATGCCTGGGGCGAGCTCGAGCGCTTCACCGATTCGAGCGTCGAGACGGCCGAGCTGTCGGCGGCCGACTTCGCCGCTCTGGACGACATCGCCGCGGCGCTCGCCGAGGCGATGGAACCGCACGTCGATCCCCAGGCATCCGCGGTGCGGGCAGCCGACGTCTCGAACGCGAGCGGCCTCGGCATGCCCGACACCGTGCTCACGCTCTCGCCGTACGGGCGCCCGCCGCGCCGCACCGCGCTCCGCACGGCGTCGACCCCTGGTTGA